The proteins below are encoded in one region of Oncorhynchus nerka isolate Pitt River linkage group LG15, Oner_Uvic_2.0, whole genome shotgun sequence:
- the LOC135560342 gene encoding zinc finger protein OZF-like, giving the protein MQSPSYSPSNEEKDITVNQEVGMVITVKEEEDAFRVKDEEDITVKQEVESGAVTVKEEEGAFRVKEEEDITVKQEVESGAVTVKEEDGAFRVKEEDDVTVKGEEDAVYGVKEEGEEITFTSKKEEEEEEEPGYLGPVSQTHLKASNGSNDEFNHKMVLRNRSLIKTRERRDYRGSSGEPQQRHDAEETEKSLSRSEHLNKHPQRPTGKRTHCCSDCGKRFTSSGIKIHQRTHTGEKSYSCDQCGKRFGQPGDLTVHKRTHTREKRYSCDHCGKSFVYACHLTQHQRTHTGEKPYSCGQCGKSFSQSGCLTVHKRIHIGEKPHSCDQCGKRFTQSRSLIYHQRIHTGEKPYSCDQCGKRFAKSVHLTLHQRTHTGEKPYSCEQCGKRFATSGHLTVHQRTHTGEKPYCCGQCGRSFSHSGYLTVHKRIHTGEKPYSCDQCGKTFATSGHLTLHQRIHTGEKSYSCDQCGKRFTRSDHLTIHQRIHTGEKPFSCDRCGKKYSDKRYLIKHQKIHEGVVS; this is encoded by the exons atgcAGTCACCAAGCTACTCTCCTTCTAATGAAGAGAAGGATATCACAGTAAATCAAGAAGTAGGGATGGTTAttactgtgaaagaagaggaggacgcgttcagagtgaaagacgAGGAAGATatcacagtaaaacaagaagtAGAGAGTGGGGCcgttactgtgaaagaagaggagggcgcgttcagagtgaaagaggaggaagatatcacagtaaaacaagaagtAGAGAGTGGGGCcgttactgtgaaagaagaggatggcgcgttcagagtgaaagaggaggatgatgTCACAGTAAAAGGAGAGGAAGATGCAGTTTATGGcgtgaaagaggagggggaggagattaCTTTTACATCgaaaaaggaggaggaagaagaggaggaacctggatatctgggcccggtttcccaaacgcATCTTAAGGCATCCAATGGTTCTAACGATGAATTTAACCATAAGATGGTTTTGAGAAACCGTTCCCTGATTAAaacta gagagagacgtgactatcgtggatcctctggggagcctcaacaacgtCATGAtgctgaggagacagagaagagtctctccagatcagaacacctcaataaacacccacagagacccacagggaagagaactcactgctgctctgactgtgggaagagattcacaTCATCAGGCATtaaaattcatcagagaacacacacaggagagaaatcttatagctgtgatcaatgtgggaagagatttggACAACCTGGAGATCTGACCGTacacaagagaacacacacaagagagaaacgttatagctgtgatcattgtgggaagagttttgtttaTGCTTGCCATCTgactcaacaccagagaacacacacaggagagaaaccttatagctgtggtcaatgtgggaagagtttcagtCAATCTGGATGTCTGACAGTGCACAAGAGAATACACATAGGAGAGAAACctcatagctgtgatcagtgtgggaagagatttACTCAGTCACGCAGCCTGATATaccaccagagaatacacacaggagaaaaaccttatagctgtgatcaatgtgggaagagatttgcaAAATCTGTCCacctgactctacaccagagaacacacacaggagagaaaccatataGCTGTGaacaatgtgggaagagatttgctaCATCTGGCCACCTGacagtacaccagagaacacacacaggagagaaaccttattgctgtggtcaatgtgggaggagttttaGTCATTCTGGATATCTGACAGTGCacaagagaatacacacaggagagaaaccttatagctgtgatcaatgtgggaagacaTTTGCGACATCTGGCCATCTGACtttacaccagagaatacacacaggagagaaatcttatagctgtgatcaatgtgggaagcgTTTTACCAGATCTGACCATCTGACtatacaccagagaatacacacaggagagaaaccgttTAGCTGTGATCGATGTGGGAAGAAGTACTCTGATAAAAGATATCTGattaaacatcagaaaatacatgaaggagttgtttcatga